The region CCAACTCAATTCAAAAGGTAGCTTTCTTATCGTAGTTTAGGATTTGTTTTCAGTAGAAGACGGCAAGTGAAGtaattaattgttatattatatgttcacgGAAAAGAAAAGCAATTGAAAATACCTTCTGACACTCAAGTTTAAGTTTCGGCTCAATAACTAAGCCTTTTTTTGCCTTGTAGGCAGCAAGAAGCTGTCTCGATCGAGCCTGTTTGGCTGCTTTCTCTTCTGTTGTTTCAAGTGCCTCACCGGGATTAAGAGTTCTTCCACCACCAAACTAcgcacaaaacaaaaataaatgcaTAAAGCAAACAATTAAATGTATAACCAGATTGAGATCAAGTTTTACCTTTAAATAAACTAAAAGATTCAGATCAAAATAAtcttttataataatttcatttttccagtccaaaaacaaaaactcagGCGTATCATCAAACGAAGGATAAACCCTTTCAACCGTGCAAAAGTCTGATCTTGCAGCACTGAAATTTGtcaataataattcattttatCAGAGAAACAAGGGTAAATGGGTCCATAGACAACTTACGGTTTTAGAAATGTTGCTAGGTCTAGGGAAAACACCCCACGTGGAAACCTTTGGCTTGTAGGCATCCATTTCTTCCTCCAAAACAGGTTTAGGCTTTGTTGCCGCTGCATCTCCAAACTTGCTAGTATCCCCGACTAGTATTTCTACTTCTGGCAAGTCGTCGTCTTCAGGGAAAGGGTCCAATATTGGAACTAGCCCGGCAGGCATTCGCTTGCCATCCTTTTTATCAGAAAAATTAAGCCCCATAAAATCTATACTCGAAATTGTGAATTCTTCCTTCTTACTTTCTTTCATTTTGGGTAAACTATTCCCAGGATCCTTCACAATCCCTTTGTCATTAAGTCCTACAAACAAATGCAATTATACCCTTCAGTTCTGGAAAACTACAGTTCCATAGGATATAAAAGTATGTATACACaaccttaaaaaattaaactatgtATAAATGTACACAATTAACTAAATGTAGAGCATAAAGGAAAAACTTTTTCCCATAAATTTCTTGAAACATCTAGAATCATataattttgcaaaaaaataaaaatagagtaGCAAAACATAGAATTCATCAAAAAAAGTCATTCAGAAAATACCTGGTTTTTTCTCACTGCCTTGTAAACCTGTACCGCTACCCATAACTTCTTTGTTCTTCCTATACTCCTTTGCTCTCTCGAATGCAAGTTTGGCTGCAGAAGGCACCTCCTGTTCCTCACTAACATTAGCTTCCTCCTCTGACCCACCACCTTGCTTTTCTGTTTCTGCAGATTCCGGAACTGGGTTTTGAACAATCTTTGGAATGGGGTTGGTTTGAACTTCTTTCTTGTAGGCCTTGGCTTTGGCAAATGCGAGCTTTACAGGATCAACTTTTTCAGATTCTGGAGTCTCCTCTTCCGAAATGGGTGATGACGATTCCAAAGAAGCTGAGAAGATTTGTTGGATAGAGGTCAGAGTTATGAATGAATGTTGCTGTATCCAATTTGTTTTCTGGTTCTAGATAATAGTTCTTTGGTTCACTtcacatttatatataaataacactGTTTTAACAATAGAATCAATCCCTTTGTCATTAAAGTCCTACAAACAAATGCACTTCACACCCTCCAGTTATGAAAAACTACATGTCCATAGGATTCCAAAAACTTCAAGAATGCTGCAGGTTTAATCAAGaggattttttttgggtgacgagcaAAACCTGTAGCCACTACCGAGGTAAACCCCGCCTtatggctcaaaccaagaaggtgaGGTTGTCCCTACTCAAGAGGATATTGAAATCACAAAAGTATGTATACTGCAGACACAACCTCAAAAGTAAGGAAATAAGTCGAGCATTCAGTCTCGAACAATGTGATAGCAgtctattataagtaaggaaataAGTCGAGCATTCACTACTAAGCTATAAATTTTGGGAGTGGTAAGCACTTGATCCTAATAGAACTACACAATTAACTAAATGCAGAGTGTAAAGACAGAAACTTTTTCACTAGAAATTGCTTGAAAGCACCTAGAATCACACAAATTTGcaataataaacaaaacaaaagtagCAAAAGTGGAAAGAAAGTAGAATTCATCACAGAAAATACCTGGTTTTTTCTCACTGCTGCCCACAATTTCTGTGTTCTTATACTCATTGGCTCTCTGGAAAGCGAGTTTGACTGCAGAAGGCAGCTCCTGTTTCTCGCTAACATTAGCTTCATCCTTCGACCCGTCAATTTGCTCTTGAGTTTCTGCAGATTCTGAAACTGTGTTTTGAACAGTCTTGGGAATGGGTTTGATTTGGATGTCTTTCTTGTAGGCCTTGGCTTTGGCAAATGCAAGCTTTACACGATCGAATTTTTCGGATTCTGGAGGCTCTTCTTCTGAAGATTCCAAGGAAGCTGAGATTTTTAGAGGCTTGAACTTCAGTTTCTTGAGGTGTAGCTTAGTTGGATAGAGATCAGAGTTAATGGTCCTGAAAGAAGAGAAAACTTGGGTTTGGGGAATTATCGCCATGGCTCTTCGAATGAATGTTTCTGGTCCGGTGCAGTGGTGATAGATAAGAGTTCTTTGGTCCTGTTTTCAGCCTCATTTTCTTTCCTTAAGAAAAGTAGGGATTAATAATGTTTGAGACAATCTTAGCCAAATTAGCTCGGTTTTAACTTGGTAAATACTAGAGTATAAGTTAACACTTAGTTATTGCTGACTAGGACGCAAGAAAGAAGTTTATCCAATACACGTTCTGGTTAAGGTTTTCCCGTCGTCCtaaaagaaatgtttttttttttagttatgactcagttacaatgtagtatctgtccactCACTATTTGAGAACTAACATAGGTTGTGCATAGTTAatcgactcaaatcaagaaagacAATAAATTGCTCTCATTAAGAGTCGAACTTG is a window of Ipomoea triloba cultivar NCNSP0323 chromosome 11, ASM357664v1 DNA encoding:
- the LOC115997671 gene encoding uncharacterized protein LOC115997671, whose protein sequence is MAIIPQTQVFSSFRTINSDLYPTKLHLKKLKFKPLKISASLESSEEEPPESEKFDRVKLAFAKAKAYKKDIQIKPIPKTVQNTVSESAETQEQIDGSKDEANVSEKQELPSAVKLAFQRANEYKNTEIVGSSEKKPASLESSSPISEEETPESEKVDPVKLAFAKAKAYKKEVQTNPIPKIVQNPVPESAETEKQGGGSEEEANVSEEQEVPSAAKLAFERAKEYRKNKEVMGSGTGLQGSEKKPGLNDKGIVKDPGNSLPKMKESKKEEFTISSIDFMGLNFSDKKDGKRMPAGLVPILDPFPEDDDLPEVEILVGDTSKFGDAAATKPKPVLEEEMDAYKPKVSTWGVFPRPSNISKTFGGGRTLNPGEALETTEEKAAKQARSRQLLAAYKAKKGLVIEPKLKLECQKALSDGDSLMELGKLREAIPLYEKVMDRLSFQTELYGLAALQWSICQDSLQRRNEARSMYEKLQSHPNIQVSKKAKQFAFSFQAMEMMKVRGSTNSPKATGYQNYFDAFVEDKADYPLKEAEVDEGTLSQALPYIIFLVSPVFIVLLISALKGN